From the Solanum pennellii chromosome 4, SPENNV200 genome, one window contains:
- the LOC107017964 gene encoding 14-3-3-like protein C, translating to MAVAPTAREENVYMAKLAEQAERYEEMVEFMEKVSNSLGSEELTVEERNLLSVAYKNVIGARRASWRIISSIEQKEESRGNEEHVNSIREYRSKIENELSKICDGILKLLDSKLIPSATSGDSKVFYLKMKGDYHRYLAEFKTGAERKEAAESTLTAYKAAQDIASAELAPTHPIRLGLALNFSVFYYEILNSPDRACNLAKQAFDEAIAELDTLGEESYKDSTLIMQLLRDNLTLWTSDMQDDGADEIKEDPKPEEKN from the exons atgGCGGTGGCACCGACGGCGCGTGAGGAGAACGTGTACATGGCAAAGCTGGCGGAGCAGGCGGAGAGGTATGAAGAGATGGTGGAATTCATGGAGAAGGTCTCCAACTCCCTTGGCTCGGAAGAACTAACCGTGGAGGAGAGAAACCTTCTCTCCGTCGCGTATAAGAATGTGATCGGAGCGCGTAGGGCATCATGGCGTATCATTTCATCGATCGAGCAAAAGGAAGAGTCTAGAGGAAATGAGGAACATGTTAACTCTATCCGCGAGTACAGATCTAAGATTGAGAATGAGCTCTCTAAGATCTGTGATGGCATTCTCAAATTGCTTGATTCTAAGCTTATTCCTTCAGCAACATCTGGTGATTCCAAGGTTTTTTACCTGAAAATGAAAGGAGATTACCACCGCTATTTGGCTGAGTTCAAGACCGGTGCTGAACGTAAGGAGGCCGCTGAGAGTACTCTCACAGCCTACAAAGCTGCTCAG GATATCGCATCTGCTGAACTTGCCCCAACACATCCCATCCGACTTGGACTGGCTCTTAACTTCTCTGTGTTTTATTATGAGATCTTGAACTCTCCCGACCGCGCTTGCAATCTTGCCAAACAG GCCTTTGATGAAGCAATTGCTGAGTTGGACACATTGGGAGAGGAGTCTTACAAGGATAGCACTTTGATCATGCAACTTCTTCGCGACAATCTCACTCTCTGGACCTCCGATATGCAG GATGATGGTGCTGATGAAATCAAGGAAGATCCCAAAcctgaagaaaaaaattga
- the LOC107015702 gene encoding VQ motif-containing protein 9, translating to MDKSCNSSGEGDSTATSASSSSSSNRDMYLKHLNKISHKISKPIRKPAYFENQNPPQAQTQHAPPPIPPPPPPPAGPQNLQPQPQQQPPVYNINKSDFRDVVQKLTGSPAHERISTPPPIQQPKAASSRLQRIRPPPLAQISNRPPPFVNVSNNAVAGGGGGFVGGQRPVQAQPLSPLPPFPAVHASAESPISAYMRFLQSSIGSASTDSDSKRFSTGLSPLAPRWNNFGAPQQQPPFPPPQTLPLPHQQNIPPPPTNSSFVLPPFPAFPSSPLPFGCLPSPRSPYGLLSPGLLLSPSRQLGFQQLPLSPTLPVASPKWKGI from the coding sequence ATGGATAAAAGCTGTAATTCTTCTGGTGAGGGTGATTCTACTGCTACTTCAGCAAGTAGTAGTAGCAGTAGTAATAGAGATATGTATTTGAAGCACCTAAACAAAATCTCTCATAAGATCTCCAAACCCATTAGAAAACCTGCTTATTTTGAAAACCAGAATCCTCCACAGGCGCAGACCCAACACGCTCCACCGCCTATTCCTCCGCCTCCGCCTCCACCAGCTGGGCCGCAAAATTTGCAGCCTCAGCCGCAGCAACAGCCACCGGTGTATAATATTAACAAGAGTGATTTCAGGGATGTTGTTCAGAAGCTTACCGGTTCCCCTGCTCATGAAAGGATTTCGACTCCTCCGCCTATACAACAACCCAAGGCTGCAAGTTCACGGTTGCAGAGGATCCGTCCTCCGCCACTTGCTCAGATTAGCAACCGCCCACCTCCGTTTGTGAATGTTTCTAATAACGCCGTtgctggtggtggtggtgggttTGTTGGCGGTCAACGGCCTGTTCAGGCACAGCCGTTATCTCCTCTCCCACCGTTTCCGGCGGTGCATGCGTCGGCGGAATCGCCGATCTCCGCTTACATGAGGTTTCTACAGAGCTCAATTGGTTCTGCTTCGACTGATTCCGATAGCAAGCGATTCTCTACTGGGCTATCACCACTAGCTCCGCGGTGGAACAACTTTGGTGCGCCGCAGCAGCAACCACCATTTCCGCCTCCTCAGACGCTTCCGCTGCCGCATCAACAGAACATTCCTCCGCCACCAACAAACTCCTCCTTTGTTTTACCACCGTTTCCAGCTTTTCCCTCATCGCCACTGCCATTTGGGTGTTTGCCGTCACCAAGGTCGCCGTACGGCTTGCTGTCTCCCGGTCTTCTGCTTTCACCGTCCCGTCAACTAGGGTTTCAGCAGCTCCCTTTGTCGCCGACACTTCCAGTGGCAAGCCCCAAGTGGAAGGGTATTTGA